DNA from Sorangium aterium:
TGGTCTTGCCGGCGCCGTTCGGCCCGACGATCCCGTACCACCCGGGGGTCAGGCACAGATCGACGTCCGCGAGGATCGCGGACGCGTCGGAATAAGAGAAGGAGAGGCGCTGCGCGCGCAACGACGACATACGAGCTCCTGAATCCAGAGGGCCACATGGCCCGGTCACGGGACGGGCAGGCTGCCTCGCGCGACCAGGGAGGCAGGGATGCCACCTGTCGCGCTCGCTACCTGCGACGGAGACCGATTCAGGAGTTGATCTTCACCGGAGCACTCTCCTCTTGCGTCAGCCGTGCTCTCTAACAGACGGCCGAGGCCTGCGCAATCGGCGCGGTCACGCGGCCAGGAAGCCGCCGTCGACTGGGACCGCCGCGCCGGTCACGTAGCCCGCGCCCTCCGAGCACAGCCACAGCGCGGCGCCGGCGATCTCGTCCTCGGTGGCCATCCGCGCCATCGGGTGCTGCGCCACCAGCGCCTGCACCAGCTCGGGCGCGAGCGCCTCTGCCTGCTGCATGGCGGGCGTGCGGGTGACGCCGGCGCAGAGGGCGTTCACGCGGATCCCGAGCGGTGCCACCTCGAGCGCCACCGAGCGCGTCATCCCGAGGACCGCGTGCTTGGACGCGACGTAGGCGTGGTGCGCCGCCTTCCCGGCGACGCCGTAGATGGAGCTCATGTTGACGATGGCGCCCCCGCCCGACGCCAGCATGGCCGGGATCTCGTGCCGCATGGCCAGCCAGATCCCGCGGGCGTTGGTCGCCATGACGTCGTCCCACACCGCCTGATCGGCGTGCTCGAGGCGGGCCATGTCGCCGCCGATGCCCGCGCAGTTCGCCGCGAAATCGAGCCGCTCGAAGCGCCCCATCGTCTCTTCCACGGCGCGCTTCATCGAGGCGTCGTCCCGCACGTCGGTCTGGACGAACAGCGCCGGCGCGCCCTCTCGCTCGAGCGCGGCGCAGGCCCGCTGCCCGGCGTCGCCGTCGCGCGCGGCGATGGCGACGCGCGCACCTCCTCGCGCGAACGCGCGCGCGGTCGCGAGGCCGATGCCCGAGGTGCCCCCGGTGATGAGGGCGACCCGTCCGGCGAAGTCGTAGCTGATCATGAAGCTCCCTTTCCTGGTGGAATCACGCAGTGTTCGCGCCTAGGCCGCGCTGGATGAACTGGACCGCCTGCTGGGCGAGGCGACGGCGGCGCTTCGGGCCGAGCTGCTTTCGCAGCGCGTCGGAGGCCAGCACGTCGTGGAGCTCGGCCCCGAGCTCCTGGAGCACCGCCTCGGTCAGCCCGGGGCCGATGACGGCGGCGACCAGCCGGGTCGCCACCTCGAGGCTCGTGTCGTTGGACCGGACGGCGCCGCTCGCGATCCCCTCCTCGAGGAGGGCCCGGAGCTCCGCGGCGCCGGCCTCGCAGATGGCCTTGTGGAGGCCGCGGACCTCGACCGTCGCTGTCGGGTCGGCCGCCGCGGCGGACAGGCGGGCGAGGCGCGGGTGCTCCACGAGGAACGCCATGCCGCGCTCGATGTGGACCTCCAGGCGAGCCCAGAAGTCCCCCTCCAGGCACGCGGCGCCGAGGAACGCGCGCTTCTGCCGCGGCACCTCCTCCGTGAGGAGCCACCGGTAGAGATCGAGCTTGTCCTCGAAGTACTGATAGAAGCTCCCCTTGGGGATGCGGGCGCGGCGCGCGATCTGCGAGAGCGAGGCCTCGGCGTAGGGGCGATCCGCGAACTCGGCGATCGCCTCGCGCACGAGGCGGTCCCGCCGCTCCTCGGGCAACCCAAAGAACGTGCTCTTCGGCATGCGACCGGTCAGTCATATGACCGATCGGTCGCATCGTCAAGGCGGGGGCGGTTCGCGTCGCTGGCCGCTGTTCAGCGGTTCAGGGCAGGGCGCACCCTGAGCACGACTGCGGCTCTCCCTGAGCACGATCCGGACGTGTCCAGAGCGCGACACCCGATCCTGAACGCGCCTCCGGCGTGGGTCGGCGCGCCTCCGGAGGAGGTGTGGTTCCAGGGAGAAGCGCCCTCTTTCGAGGTCACGAGATCGAGCCGAGCGTGACATCGAGCGACCCGCATCCTCGTCGAGGATGCCGGCACGCGTGACCGTGGTCCGCCCGAGCGAGGCGTTCATTTTGCATAGCGCGCAGGAGCACCCTCGTGCGGCCGTGCATTACTGCAATGCACGTCACATCGATGGTGCATTACTTCGCCATCAGCATCCCAGGCCGACGCCGCGGGCGTCCGGGCCGACGCATGCCTGCAGTGTTCTCGTCTCCACGGCTCGCTCCATCCGGAGCGTAGCGGGGGCGGCTCAGGGTCATGCGCTATGCGTTCACGAATGAAACCCGAGTCGACTGCATCTTGCATTGCTGCACAGTCGCTCACGAAAGATGACGTAGATCATCCAGAGATCATTGCGCTCATCGATCGCAACGCATCTCTATCGGATGGCCATCGAGGTGTCGCCCGGGGGCAGTAGATGTTCTCGGCGCGTGCTGGAGGCGCGCAGGTCGCGGACGCTCAAATGTATTTTTATTCACGCGGCATGTTGTGGCGGCTCGGCCATCGTATTGAAGCGTTGGAAGATTCGTTGTCCGTGAAGTTTCGAACACGACGAGGTCGTCGTGTGAAGTCCGCAAATAAGAATACAGTTGCGCATTCGTCCGCATGGTATAGGATGCTGTCATCAGATGGAGGAGCACCCACGAACCATCGGACCCCTGCAGCCATGAAGAGAGCCTAGCGGCTCTCTCGCTTGCTCTGGTCTCATGATGCACCGGGAGATGCCCTGGAAGCAGTCTAGGCGCTCGTGAGTCGCATGCTCGCATCCTGGCGAGCGCAGCGACGACCGAGGAGTGCAGCCGTGTCGTGCGGACGCCGAGCGTTGGCTCGGACCGCGTGGCGGCTGTTCAGCGCCCTGCTCGCGGGAGATGCGCCCAGGTGACCACGCGCTGGAGCATCGCGGAAACGCGGCTTGCGGGTTCCGTTTCGTGCTCCTTATCAGCGCTAGGGGCCAGCTGCCTCAAGGCAGCACCGAATCGACGCCATCGCGTCGCCCAGCGCGTCATCCGAGGCAACACCACACTCCAGGCTGATCGACGCGTGCCGCCATGGCGTTGCGGCTGCGTCCTGCCTTCGCCACAGGAAGAGCGCGATGAGTCGACTGAATCTGTTTGCCCCCGAGGTCCGAGAGAACCCGTACCCCTTCTACGCGGCGCTGCGCCGCGAGTCGCCCGTGTGCCAGGTGGACCCCAACGGGATGTGGGTGGTCACCCGGTATGATGACATCGTGGCGGCGTTCAAGAACACGCAGGTGTTCTCGTCCGCGGGGCTGCGCATGGCCACCGAGCCCCCGTTCCTCGGGCGATACAACCCCTTGTCCGACTCGATGATCGTCGCGGATCCGCCGCGACATACTCAACTGCGGAACCTGATCAACCGCGGCTTCACTGCGAACACCGTGGGCTCGATGGTGCCGCGGATGCGCTCTGCGGCCGCGCAGATCGCCGACGATCTGATGCGGCGGCGCGTGGTTGATTTCCTCCCTGAAGTTGCGTGTCGTGCGCAGATCCGATTGCTTGCCCAATTGATCGGCCTCGACCCTTCACTGGAGAAGCATTTTAATCGATGGACGGCGGATCTGGTCAGCGTCGGCAGCCTATCCCCGGAGGATCACACGCGTCTCGATGAGGTGCGCCAGACCATCGACCAGATGGAGCGTTACATGCAGGATTTGCTGGCAGGCCGCCGTCACCAGATGGAGAACGATCTGGTCAGCGATCTGCTCCGGTCCCAGGTAAACGACAATTCGCTCACAGATAGAGATCTTGTCGCCCTCCTTTTCCTGCTCGTCGTCGCGGGGATGGAAACGACGGTTTCGCTGATGACCAACATGGCGTTGATCCTGTCCCAGCGGGCCGCGTGGATGGATCGTCTGCGGGCCGAGCCAGCGCTCATTCCGCGCTTCATCGAGGAAGTGCTCCGCTTCGAGCCGCCCGTGCATGCCACGATGCGGCTGACTCTAGCAGAGACAGAGATAGGCGGCGTGCGCGTCCCCGCGCATTCGGTCGTGGCGCTGCTTCTGGGTTCGGGCCTGCGCGACGAGACGAGATTCCAGGATCCGGACCGCTTCGAGCCCGAGCGTCGCGAGCCGACAAGCCTGGCATTCGGTCACGGTGCTCACTTTTGCCTTGGGGCTTCGCTGGCGCGCACGCAAGCCCGCGTGGTGCTGGAAGAGCTTCTGACCCGATATCATCGTTTTGAGCTCCGAGCTGAGCGTGTCGAGTGGAACTCGGTCCTCAACACCCGCTGCCCGGTCACGCTACCCATCGAATTGATCCCCTTCTAGTGCATACGCCGCCAGCGAGCGCCTTCTCTCTCTCGGGTATGATGGCACCGTACCGCCACATTCGGCCGGATGTCTCCTTTTGACAATACCGTTGATCTTCACATAAGCGGTACGACAGCGCACCCGGACGTGGTAGGCGCGACCTGTCGGTGCGTAGAATCCACCGCCAACATCCCTTTTGGCAGACTGTGAGGTGCCGCCCTGCGCTCGGCGTCACGAGCAGGAAGACCACGGTCTGCGATGGAGTCCATGATGTCGTCTGATCGCAAAAGCATCGTCGTCAGTAAGAGTGAAGCTGAGTACTTCGAGTACCCATTTCCGCGTCATGCCACCCCGAGGTGGATGTCATCGAGCTCCGCACGTTGCAATGGGCTCGTCGACTACGGGTGGCGACCGACGACCGTGCGTTATCGCGCATCGAGGCGGCGCACGTCGCATATCTGGCCGCCTGGGTGTTCCCTTCAGCAAACGTGCAGACATTGCAGTTGGCGTCTGACTTCACCGCCGTACTGTTCCTCCTGGACGATGCGTATGACGAGGGCAAGCTCAGCGCGGACCCTCAATCCGTCGCTAAGCTGAACGAGAAATACCTCGGCGAGCTCTTCGGTTATATCGAACCGGACCTCGATGATCCCCTGACGCGTGGGCTACTCGACGTCCGCGATCGTATAAAGGAATGTCATCCACATTTCTTCCTGAACCGCTGGCTCTCGCATTTTCAGTACTACTACGAGGCCAACCTCTGGGAAGCGAAAAATCGCAAGCAACGGAGGGTTCCCGGGATCGACGAATACATCATGATGCGGCGCTACAGTGGAGCCGTATATCCTTATTGCGATTTGATGGAACTGCTGCTCGATCAGCCGCTGCCTCTCGAGATAGTACAACACCCGCTGCTGCAGAGCGTCCGCGAGATATGTAACGATATTCTCTGCTGGACCAATGATTACTTCTCGCTCGAAAAGGAGCTGAGGTCGGGCGAGGTGCACAACCTGATCGTCGTCCTTCGGGACAACGCGGGGCTGACGCTGGCGCAAGCTGTCGAACAGCTCAGGCGCATGCACGACGCCCGGGTCGCAGAGTACCAGGACGTCAAAGAGAAGGTGCTCTCGTCATGGTCGGCCAGCGGGATCCGCCAGTACCTGGCCGCGACAGACGCCATGATCGCAGGCCATCAGCGCTGGGCGCTGGCAGCGCTCCGCTACGCCGAGCTTGGGGGCATCGTCGCGAACGCCGGGTGAACGCAGCGCCGATCGCGCTCACCGGCGGCAAGCGGAACGGCGACGACGACGGGGCGTGGTGGCTGGTTGCTCCGGGTCTTCAGTTGCCGCGAGAGGCTCGCGAGCTTCACGCGTACAGTCGGGCAGAGGTGCGCTTCATGGCATATGCGATGCCTGCCTTCAGGTTGGCTCTCGTCTCCAGCAAGCCGAGGTCCAAGCCGAGCGCGACCAAGCTCTGCGCCACCGCCGGACGGAGTCCGGTCAGGATCGTTTTGCTTCCGAGCAACCCCACAGCCTTCGCCAAGCTCATCAGCCTGTTCGCAGCGCTAGTGTCCACGCTCCTGACCCCCGTGATGTCGACGATCACAACCTTCGCGGAGCTGGCCGCGACGCCCGCCATTGCGGTCTCGAGCATCTGCGCAGCCCTCTTGTCGTCGATCGTCCCGATGATGGGCATGACCATAATATCATCTGTGATCGGTATGACTGGCGTCGACAGCTCAAAGAGCCGATCATTCTGCGCCTGGATGATCTCCTCTTGCATCTGAACACGCTCTTCCTGCAGGCGGACGCGCTCGGCCAGCTCCACCTGTAGCCTGTCGTTGACGGTGCGGAGCTGGTCATTGGAGACGCGGAGCTCATCGGTGCGCGCGGCGACCTTCTGCTCGAGCCCCTCGTACAATTTCGCATTCTCGATGGAGATCGCGATCTGCGTAGAGAGGAGCCCCAGGAGCTCGAAGCGGTCTTTCGTGAAGACACCGGTCGAAAGATTGTTCTCCAGGTAGAGCACGCCGATCAGCCGACCTTGGCGCATGATCGGCGAACACATCAGCGACTTCGGTCGCCGTTCTTGGATGTAGGGATCGACAGCGAACCTGGCCTCATCCGTCGCGTCGTCCAGGAGTACGCTCTTCAGCGTGCGCTGCACGTAGCTTATCACGGACAATGGAACTTTGCTGAACGAGGTCACGGGAGTGCCCTTGAGCACGTTGATCTGCTTCGGTTCGATGGCCCCCTCGGCCTCGACGAAGAGCGCGTCGCCGCGCGCGAGCGCGAGCACGCAGGACTGCGCGCCGACATTCTCGAGCACGATCGTCATCAGGTTCTCCAGCAGCCTCTCCAGGACGATCTCGCTCGCCACCGCCTGCGACGCCTTGATGGCGCTGAGCAGATCCAGGGGCGTGCCCTCGTGGGTCGACGTTGCGACTCCCGACGTCCGCTGATCGAACGTCCCCTCGAGGATGAGCTGAGGGAAGACGGTGACGAGGCTCTGGCACTTCGCGTCGGCTCCCCACAGCGCGTAACCGCGATAGGCGAGGGTCAAATAGTGACGAGAGATCTCGCGCCGCCCCATCCTTCGGTAGAACGACGACGCCAGCTCGCACGCCAGCGCCTCTTCCTGGATGTATCCGTGCTTCCGAGCGCCTTCGATCGCTCGGTCATAGAGATCCATCGCCTCAAACCCTGCTTGCTTCACGCGCGCCAGCTCCGCGCTCACGAGGTCGCGCTTGTGCTGGACGTTTTCCGGTGCAGAGCGAGCCCACAGCTCGAGCTTTCGCAGGTGCGCGTCAGCCTTGGCGAGCGCGGCGCTCCGCTCCCCGTCCGGGAGCCGATCGAGCACGGCGAGGATCGAGAGCGAGTCGTAGAACGTGTATTCAAGGTCGGCGGCCATGCCAAGAACCGCGTCCTGGTACTCCTCGCCGGCGCGAAGACAGGCGTACGCCTCTTGGGTATTGCCAAAATAGTACAGCAGCATGCCTTTCGCGAGGTGCAGTGACAGGACCGAGGTCCTGCTTGACCCCAGGCACGCGAGCATCGTCGTCTCGTCGAAGTTGTCACCGACGAGGAGCAGCTTGTTCGCGGACGGAACTCGGAGGCTTTGGACGAGCTGCTTCCATATGCTACATTGATAGAGCGAATATTTGTTGTCGAGCTTCGACGCTAGCTCGACAGAATGCTTCATCCGTAGCTCGGTCGTCGCCAGATCCTCTCCGACGAAGAACGAGTGCACCGAATGGAATATCGAGCCGTATACGGCGTACTCTATGTCCCCCGTCTCCAGGCCGATCTGAGCGGCGTGGAGCAGGGAGTCGAGCGTCTCCCTCAAATGACGCTTCCAGTGGTGGATGAGGACGTACACGGTGGCATGGATCCTGGACTCCAGCTCGACCGCACCGTAGGTGTGAGCGAGCTCTATCGCCAGGCGACCGAGCTCGAAGGCTTGGTCGGTGTTGTTCATGAGGCACTGAATGACGCCGTAGATTGAATAAGCGAACGCGGCGAGAGGCGAGTTGCCGTGCTTGACGCAGATGTTGACCATCGTGAACGCGTTGGTCGGCAGCAACGCCGGCCTCGCGAGGTACACGGCCGGATTGACGGTGGTCATGATCCGGAGCGCCGCCTGCATCCGCTTGTCTGAGATCGGGGGCAGGTGCGCCAGGCGGGAGACGTCGATGTCCTCCGGCGGCGCCTCGGACAGCCGAACTTCCAGCATCGCGAGCACGCTCAGGGCCACGTCGATGGCCTCGTGCATGCGATTTTGTGATATGTAAAATTGGATGCGCGTCTCGTAGACCCGGATCTTCTCCAGCACATCCCTGGCTTGCTCTTCAACGATCTTCGCGCAGGCCTCTGCGCGGTCGAAGTTGATCGTCAGGTACTCCAGCTCGATGAGATCGGTGTAGATCGTGAGCGACAGCTCGTGGTTCGTCTCCCACGAGTCCTCGGGCAGGAACGCCGCGGCGGCGCGGAGGCACTGCACCCCGGGGCCGTAGGCCGTGGAGCGCCTCGCCTTCTGCCCGGCCCTCAGGTTGAGCGTCGCGGCCTCCTCGCGCTCGCGCCTGTCCACGATCATCTCTGCCCCCATGTTGAGGTGCATCACGATGTCGTAGATCCGCTCCTCGACGGACGCGGGAGGGCTCTCTCCGAGCATGAGCCGCCCCAGCTCCAGGTGGA
Protein-coding regions in this window:
- a CDS encoding SDR family NAD(P)-dependent oxidoreductase, yielding MISYDFAGRVALITGGTSGIGLATARAFARGGARVAIAARDGDAGQRACAALEREGAPALFVQTDVRDDASMKRAVEETMGRFERLDFAANCAGIGGDMARLEHADQAVWDDVMATNARGIWLAMRHEIPAMLASGGGAIVNMSSIYGVAGKAAHHAYVASKHAVLGMTRSVALEVAPLGIRVNALCAGVTRTPAMQQAEALAPELVQALVAQHPMARMATEDEIAGAALWLCSEGAGYVTGAAVPVDGGFLAA
- a CDS encoding TetR/AcrR family transcriptional regulator; translated protein: MPKSTFFGLPEERRDRLVREAIAEFADRPYAEASLSQIARRARIPKGSFYQYFEDKLDLYRWLLTEEVPRQKRAFLGAACLEGDFWARLEVHIERGMAFLVEHPRLARLSAAAADPTATVEVRGLHKAICEAGAAELRALLEEGIASGAVRSNDTSLEVATRLVAAVIGPGLTEAVLQELGAELHDVLASDALRKQLGPKRRRRLAQQAVQFIQRGLGANTA
- a CDS encoding cytochrome P450, which produces MSRLNLFAPEVRENPYPFYAALRRESPVCQVDPNGMWVVTRYDDIVAAFKNTQVFSSAGLRMATEPPFLGRYNPLSDSMIVADPPRHTQLRNLINRGFTANTVGSMVPRMRSAAAQIADDLMRRRVVDFLPEVACRAQIRLLAQLIGLDPSLEKHFNRWTADLVSVGSLSPEDHTRLDEVRQTIDQMERYMQDLLAGRRHQMENDLVSDLLRSQVNDNSLTDRDLVALLFLLVVAGMETTVSLMTNMALILSQRAAWMDRLRAEPALIPRFIEEVLRFEPPVHATMRLTLAETEIGGVRVPAHSVVALLLGSGLRDETRFQDPDRFEPERREPTSLAFGHGAHFCLGASLARTQARVVLEELLTRYHRFELRAERVEWNSVLNTRCPVTLPIELIPF
- a CDS encoding terpene synthase family protein, translating into MDVIELRTLQWARRLRVATDDRALSRIEAAHVAYLAAWVFPSANVQTLQLASDFTAVLFLLDDAYDEGKLSADPQSVAKLNEKYLGELFGYIEPDLDDPLTRGLLDVRDRIKECHPHFFLNRWLSHFQYYYEANLWEAKNRKQRRVPGIDEYIMMRRYSGAVYPYCDLMELLLDQPLPLEIVQHPLLQSVREICNDILCWTNDYFSLEKELRSGEVHNLIVVLRDNAGLTLAQAVEQLRRMHDARVAEYQDVKEKVLSSWSASGIRQYLAATDAMIAGHQRWALAALRYAELGGIVANAG
- a CDS encoding AAA family ATPase, with the protein product MELLNHELLETLHDGARSSVYLGRKKSTGKMCVIKVARKGVNGTRNVAILKRQYEITKHLDLDGVVRVHELEVRLDYAALVMEYFAGRSLRAIIDGNGQGVGLAQAVRIALQLADTLGAIHERNIVHKDIKPSNIIVDSDVRTSKLTDFSIASLLPGERAAVVDPWSVGEGTLQYISPEQTGRMNRSIDFRSDYYSLGVTLYELTTRRLPFETTDPLELVHHHIAKTPIAPHLIRPAIPEALSRVIMKLLSKTAEERYQSTFGLKADLKACLDMLEHGAPVADFVPGRRDKPTRLQISQKLYGRQSEVGVLMAAFRDISGSGPEAAEGGRSELVLVAGYSGVGKSAVVNEIHKPIAKEAGYFAAGKFDQFTRNVPYAAVLAALREIVRQILTETRNELADWRARILAAVSPNGRVIAEVIPEIELIIGEQPPVPALGSMETRNRFNLTFRNFIGAIALKTRALVLFLDDLQWADTGSLNLLSVLLEDPDIRHLLLIGSYRDNEVDDAHPLTMMLSALRKSEARVRTITLTPLGPDHVNQLVSDTLDAPREECRELSGAIFAKAHGNPFFTIQYLESVCREGHLRFSSETGAWRWNIADIQRMEVADNVVDLMVRRIQGLGEATQRVLKLAACIGNQFDLRMLALIHQKNRRATDEDLWGALDAGLVVPVDGEYGIARFLDDADEDAVTFKFLHDRVQQAAYKLLPEGEQKRIHLELGRLMLGESPPASVEERIYDIVMHLNMGAEMIVDRREREEAATLNLRAGQKARRSTAYGPGVQCLRAAAAFLPEDSWETNHELSLTIYTDLIELEYLTINFDRAEACAKIVEEQARDVLEKIRVYETRIQFYISQNRMHEAIDVALSVLAMLEVRLSEAPPEDIDVSRLAHLPPISDKRMQAALRIMTTVNPAVYLARPALLPTNAFTMVNICVKHGNSPLAAFAYSIYGVIQCLMNNTDQAFELGRLAIELAHTYGAVELESRIHATVYVLIHHWKRHLRETLDSLLHAAQIGLETGDIEYAVYGSIFHSVHSFFVGEDLATTELRMKHSVELASKLDNKYSLYQCSIWKQLVQSLRVPSANKLLLVGDNFDETTMLACLGSSRTSVLSLHLAKGMLLYYFGNTQEAYACLRAGEEYQDAVLGMAADLEYTFYDSLSILAVLDRLPDGERSAALAKADAHLRKLELWARSAPENVQHKRDLVSAELARVKQAGFEAMDLYDRAIEGARKHGYIQEEALACELASSFYRRMGRREISRHYLTLAYRGYALWGADAKCQSLVTVFPQLILEGTFDQRTSGVATSTHEGTPLDLLSAIKASQAVASEIVLERLLENLMTIVLENVGAQSCVLALARGDALFVEAEGAIEPKQINVLKGTPVTSFSKVPLSVISYVQRTLKSVLLDDATDEARFAVDPYIQERRPKSLMCSPIMRQGRLIGVLYLENNLSTGVFTKDRFELLGLLSTQIAISIENAKLYEGLEQKVAARTDELRVSNDQLRTVNDRLQVELAERVRLQEERVQMQEEIIQAQNDRLFELSTPVIPITDDIMVMPIIGTIDDKRAAQMLETAMAGVAASSAKVVIVDITGVRSVDTSAANRLMSLAKAVGLLGSKTILTGLRPAVAQSLVALGLDLGLLETRANLKAGIAYAMKRTSARLYA